One genomic segment of Hymenobacter psoromatis includes these proteins:
- a CDS encoding NeuD/PglB/VioB family sugar acetyltransferase, whose amino-acid sequence MLVIGAKGHAKEILDILIYNEYTLEEIYFFDDISIDLPNKLFNRFPIIRTLPEVTHYLSFNPSCILGIGGVYARKMLYHKMTELGGKVETIIAQSSKIGKFNVEIAGGVNIMHQTVISSSVSIGIGSIINAASTIHHDVTVGAFCEISPNATITGNVEIGNNTYVGTGAIILPRIKIGDNVIVGAGAVVTKDVPSNNKVVGVPAKLI is encoded by the coding sequence ATGCTTGTTATAGGTGCTAAAGGTCATGCAAAAGAAATTTTAGATATACTAATTTATAATGAATATACTTTAGAAGAAATTTATTTTTTTGACGATATTTCAATCGATTTACCTAATAAACTCTTCAACAGGTTTCCTATTATTCGTACTTTGCCAGAAGTGACTCATTATCTAAGTTTTAATCCTTCTTGCATACTAGGTATTGGAGGGGTATATGCTCGTAAGATGCTCTATCACAAAATGACCGAATTAGGTGGCAAAGTTGAAACTATAATTGCTCAATCATCTAAGATTGGGAAATTTAACGTTGAAATAGCAGGTGGTGTTAATATTATGCACCAAACTGTAATATCAAGTTCGGTAAGTATTGGAATAGGAAGCATTATTAATGCCGCAAGCACAATTCATCATGATGTTACGGTAGGCGCATTTTGTGAAATTTCTCCTAATGCTACTATCACTGGAAATGTTGAGATTGGTAATAATACTTACGTAGGAACTGGAGCAATCATACTTCCTAGAATTAAAATCGGAGATAATGTTATTGTAGGCGCAGGAGCTGTTGTTACGAAAGACGTTCCTTCCAATAACAAGGTAGTAGGTGTACCTGCAAAATTAATTTGA
- a CDS encoding ABC transporter ATP-binding protein, whose protein sequence is MGDIAIKVEGLGKLYRLGEIGTGTISHDLNRWWAQLRGKEDPFAKVGETNDRAAKGRGSDYVWSLKDINFEVKQGEVLGIIGRNGAGKSTLLKILSKVTAPTTGNIKVNGRIASLLEVGTGFHPELTGRENIFLNGAILGMTKAEIRSKFDEIVDFSGVERYIDTPVKRYSSGMYVRLAFAVAAFLEPEILIVDEVLAVGDAEFQKKCLGRMKDVSVNDGRTVLFVSHNMEAVQNLCNRIISMHQGLLVDNGTPHVIVSRYIAQYTKQQTERTWTPSEAPGNYASRLLAARVTNPVTKDASNLNTHDGFRLEFSIELLQLEEKQLDVTYHLTDERGILVTVSSSVFTSSTYRLRNGILAVSTQFPGNILEQGIYTVNRLILVYNKNQILTEWYDVLSFEILPVTQGGFGWQGAKEGVVKINDIPWNITLANEY, encoded by the coding sequence ATGGGTGATATCGCCATTAAAGTAGAGGGCCTGGGCAAACTGTATCGCCTAGGCGAGATAGGCACTGGGACCATAAGCCACGACCTGAACCGGTGGTGGGCCCAGCTGCGGGGTAAGGAAGACCCCTTTGCCAAAGTTGGTGAAACGAACGACCGCGCTGCTAAAGGGAGAGGTAGTGACTATGTATGGTCGCTCAAGGACATTAATTTTGAAGTGAAGCAGGGCGAGGTGCTTGGCATCATCGGCCGCAATGGGGCCGGTAAATCTACGCTGCTCAAGATACTATCGAAAGTAACGGCCCCTACTACCGGGAATATTAAGGTGAACGGGCGCATCGCTTCGCTGCTGGAAGTAGGCACGGGCTTTCACCCGGAGCTAACGGGACGGGAAAATATTTTTCTTAACGGGGCTATTCTCGGCATGACCAAGGCCGAAATCCGCAGCAAATTCGATGAGATTGTAGACTTTTCGGGCGTGGAGCGGTATATTGACACTCCGGTGAAACGTTACAGTAGCGGCATGTATGTGCGACTAGCTTTTGCCGTAGCGGCTTTCTTAGAACCCGAAATTCTAATTGTGGATGAGGTGCTAGCTGTGGGTGATGCAGAGTTTCAAAAGAAGTGCTTAGGCCGTATGAAAGATGTGAGTGTAAATGATGGGAGGACAGTATTATTTGTTAGTCATAATATGGAAGCGGTTCAAAACTTATGCAACCGTATCATCTCAATGCACCAAGGCTTACTTGTGGATAATGGTACACCCCATGTTATCGTGTCTCGTTATATTGCACAGTATACAAAGCAACAAACAGAGCGTACTTGGACACCTTCTGAAGCTCCTGGTAATTATGCGTCTCGCCTTCTAGCAGCACGGGTGACTAATCCAGTCACAAAGGATGCAAGCAATTTGAATACGCATGATGGCTTTAGACTTGAATTTAGTATCGAATTGCTCCAACTCGAGGAAAAGCAATTAGATGTGACATATCATTTAACTGATGAGCGTGGAATTTTAGTTACCGTTTCGTCTTCGGTGTTCACATCCAGCACGTACCGTTTGCGTAATGGTATCTTAGCTGTAAGTACGCAGTTCCCTGGTAACATTCTAGAACAAGGTATATATACTGTTAACCGTTTAATACTAGTTTATAATAAAAATCAGATTTTAACTGAATGGTATGATGTTTTATCATTTGAAATATTGCCTGTTACACAAGGTGGATTTGGTTGGCAAGGTGCAAAAGAGGGTGTTGTAAAAATTAACGATATTCCTTGGAATATAACTCTAGCTAATGAATATTAA
- a CDS encoding DegT/DnrJ/EryC1/StrS family aminotransferase, with protein sequence MNINVTKAYLPPFEEYTNYLRGIWERGWLTNNGPLVQQLEAQLSAFLHGVPVQFTSNGTIAIQIAIKALKLSGEIVTTPFSYVATTTSIIWENCSPVFVDIESQTFCINAQKIEEAITEQTSAILATHVYGYPCDVEAIEQIAQKHNLKVIYDGAHAFGTEVHGRQLLTYGDLATCSFHATKLFHTIEGGCIVVNDSSLANDIWLLKSFGHIGDDYFSLGVNGKNSEFHAAMGLCNFPRVNSFIASRKKLAELYHSELVGLPIIYPMPQAKSLVYNYAYFPIIFQSETQMLKVKEALAAHSIYTRRYFFPSLNRLPYVKGQICPVSEDIASRVLCLPFYQELSEDIVRWIANVVRINFVVA encoded by the coding sequence ATGAATATTAATGTTACTAAGGCGTATCTGCCGCCGTTTGAAGAATATACCAATTACTTACGCGGTATTTGGGAGCGAGGGTGGCTAACTAATAATGGCCCTCTGGTTCAGCAGTTAGAAGCGCAGCTTAGTGCTTTTTTGCATGGTGTACCTGTACAGTTTACCAGTAATGGTACTATTGCAATTCAAATTGCTATTAAAGCACTGAAATTATCAGGAGAAATAGTTACTACGCCTTTCTCTTATGTGGCTACTACAACTTCTATTATATGGGAAAATTGTAGCCCGGTATTCGTAGATATCGAATCACAAACCTTTTGTATTAATGCACAAAAAATTGAGGAGGCAATTACTGAACAAACATCAGCTATTCTTGCCACTCATGTTTATGGTTATCCATGTGACGTCGAAGCTATTGAGCAGATAGCTCAGAAGCATAATTTAAAAGTGATTTACGATGGTGCACATGCCTTTGGCACGGAGGTGCATGGGCGGCAATTACTCACATATGGCGATTTAGCTACGTGTAGCTTTCATGCTACCAAACTATTTCATACGATAGAAGGAGGGTGCATTGTAGTGAATGATAGCAGCTTAGCTAATGATATTTGGTTGCTAAAATCTTTTGGACATATCGGCGACGATTATTTTTCGCTTGGAGTGAATGGAAAAAATTCTGAATTTCATGCTGCAATGGGTCTATGTAATTTTCCGCGAGTGAATAGTTTTATTGCTTCGCGCAAAAAACTAGCCGAGCTTTACCATAGCGAATTAGTGGGATTACCTATAATATATCCTATGCCACAAGCGAAATCTTTGGTATATAATTATGCTTATTTTCCAATAATATTTCAGTCAGAAACGCAAATGTTGAAAGTGAAAGAAGCTTTAGCTGCACATTCTATTTATACCAGACGATATTTTTTTCCTTCACTTAATAGATTACCTTACGTTAAAGGTCAAATTTGTCCTGTATCGGAAGATATTGCTAGTCGAGTACTCTGTTTACCTTTTTACCAAGAATTAAGTGAAGATATAGTTCGTTGGATTGCTAATGTTGTTCGAATTAATTTTGTAGTAGCGTAA
- a CDS encoding glycosyltransferase family 2 protein, producing the protein MDVMTPNSSISTPRVSVIIPNYNHARYLPQRIESVLNQTFRDLEVLLLDDCSPDDSRAVIAKYAAQDTRIRVVLNAQNSGSTFKQWNKGFALIRGEYVWVAESDDFAEPDLLEKLLVPLLADEAVVLAYCNSFDVDEYGHVSGTWESFLTELGPQWQHDFVAEGLPLVLRYLSFRNFIPNASAVLMRASALRAAGPADESYRLVGDVIFWARLLARGKMAYVAQPLNYFRTHRQNARSKNYENGTTVEEASRVPILLRAYGELDPVFVEKAIRFLLELWYNATIHFFIPWSRQRTIFRNFIVIDPRTRKLIFRTFGRKFFSKASGFRILLGDRLLYRWLKKSGK; encoded by the coding sequence ATGGACGTCATGACCCCAAATTCTTCTATCTCTACGCCGCGGGTATCGGTTATCATCCCCAACTACAACCACGCCCGGTATTTGCCACAACGCATCGAAAGCGTGCTGAACCAGACCTTCCGTGACCTCGAGGTGCTGTTGCTTGACGATTGTTCGCCCGACGACAGCAGAGCGGTAATTGCTAAGTATGCGGCTCAGGACACCCGCATCCGGGTAGTGCTCAATGCGCAAAATAGTGGCAGTACTTTCAAACAGTGGAACAAAGGCTTTGCCCTAATCCGAGGTGAGTACGTATGGGTAGCCGAGAGCGACGACTTTGCCGAACCCGACCTGTTGGAAAAGCTGTTGGTCCCGCTGCTAGCTGACGAAGCGGTAGTACTAGCATATTGCAACTCATTCGATGTAGATGAGTACGGGCACGTGAGTGGCACCTGGGAAAGCTTCCTGACAGAGCTAGGACCTCAGTGGCAGCATGACTTCGTGGCTGAGGGTCTACCGCTTGTGTTGCGGTATCTATCGTTTCGCAACTTCATCCCCAATGCCAGCGCCGTGCTGATGCGGGCCAGCGCCCTGCGTGCCGCTGGTCCCGCCGACGAAAGCTATCGGCTGGTAGGGGATGTGATATTTTGGGCAAGGTTACTAGCCAGAGGTAAGATGGCCTACGTGGCTCAGCCGCTCAATTATTTCCGCACGCACCGCCAGAACGCCCGCAGCAAAAACTATGAAAATGGCACGACCGTGGAAGAAGCCAGTCGCGTGCCAATACTGTTGCGCGCATACGGCGAACTTGACCCCGTGTTTGTCGAGAAGGCCATCCGGTTTCTGTTGGAATTGTGGTACAATGCCACTATCCATTTCTTTATTCCTTGGTCTCGCCAACGGACAATATTTCGAAATTTTATAGTAATAGACCCTCGAACAAGGAAGTTGATTTTTCGAACGTTCGGTCGCAAATTCTTTAGCAAAGCCAGCGGATTTAGAATTTTATTGGGCGACCGACTCCTGTACCGCTGGCTAAAAAAAAGTGGAAAATAA
- a CDS encoding glycosyltransferase family 2 protein has protein sequence MDTLPIQISVIVPNYNHCPYLKERLDSILEQTYQHFELIILDDCSTDGSVTVIEQYRNHPRVSQILINTENSGTTFKQWAKGIELAQYEWIWLAESDDWCEPTLLETLVAGITPQTCISFCMSVAIKGNDILYVNENKFLYKTYQGLSFVREKMLRITAISNASQAIFRKETYYKIDKCFTTYKFTGDYLFWMLVAQHGEVFVVGKYLNYFRKHDKDVTSPSLKNGMAYREYLRTLHILQKHGIISYEERVRLLILKFNELLWDSRVEQSFVSEISALYHDELGNQLLSPSAYQIMGKRSYAKVLLHRMFPKKY, from the coding sequence ATGGATACATTGCCCATACAAATCTCGGTTATTGTCCCAAACTATAATCATTGCCCTTACTTGAAAGAGCGGCTAGATTCTATATTGGAGCAAACATACCAGCACTTCGAACTTATCATCCTTGATGATTGCTCAACAGACGGTAGTGTAACCGTCATCGAGCAATACCGGAATCACCCCCGTGTCAGTCAGATATTGATTAATACTGAAAACAGCGGAACTACTTTCAAGCAATGGGCTAAAGGCATCGAGCTGGCCCAATATGAGTGGATATGGCTGGCCGAAAGTGATGACTGGTGTGAGCCTACACTACTCGAAACCTTAGTGGCTGGCATCACGCCCCAAACGTGCATCTCCTTTTGCATGTCGGTGGCTATTAAAGGTAACGATATTCTATACGTCAACGAAAATAAGTTTTTGTACAAGACATACCAAGGCCTGAGTTTTGTGCGGGAAAAGATGCTTCGCATAACGGCCATATCCAATGCCAGTCAAGCTATTTTCCGCAAGGAAACGTACTATAAGATTGATAAGTGCTTCACCACCTATAAGTTCACGGGCGATTACTTATTCTGGATGTTGGTGGCCCAGCATGGCGAGGTATTCGTAGTGGGCAAGTATCTCAATTACTTTCGCAAGCATGATAAGGATGTAACCAGCCCTTCACTTAAAAATGGCATGGCCTACCGCGAGTACCTACGCACCCTGCACATTTTGCAGAAACACGGTATTATTAGTTATGAAGAACGGGTACGGCTGCTCATTCTGAAATTTAATGAGTTGCTGTGGGATAGCCGCGTCGAGCAATCTTTTGTTTCGGAAATTAGTGCATTATACCACGATGAGTTAGGTAATCAGTTATTAAGCCCCAGTGCATACCAAATAATGGGCAAACGGAGCTATGCGAAAGTGTTATTGCACCGAATGTTTCCTAAAAAATATTAA
- a CDS encoding glycosyltransferase — MISLIICSRDFYQLEQVKKNVQATIGIPYEIIAIDNSQGQYGICEAYNIGAFRAKYEYLCFMHEDLKFHTQDWGAIVANTLADPDVGVLGVAGGTYQAKAPAGWTGGGADTLRINVLHTTKHSVAQYDHWNPDAEKTAEVATLDGLWLCCRKAVWQEFPFDSEHFPHFHFYDIDFCSRVQTKYKNLVTFELLIEHFSMGTYGADWLHNAVNYYKRWKDRLPFGVITVDQTEIKKRQLVSFQHIVRMMLDFRVSAGDVVYSLGQCLALDFGNRDTWWLVKQHLKKATK, encoded by the coding sequence ATGATTTCATTAATAATATGCTCCCGTGATTTTTATCAACTTGAGCAGGTCAAAAAAAATGTTCAAGCCACTATCGGTATTCCTTACGAAATTATTGCCATTGATAACAGCCAGGGACAATATGGCATCTGCGAAGCCTACAACATCGGGGCTTTCCGGGCAAAGTACGAGTACCTATGCTTTATGCATGAAGACCTCAAGTTTCACACCCAGGACTGGGGCGCTATCGTGGCTAACACCCTAGCAGACCCAGACGTAGGTGTGTTAGGGGTAGCTGGCGGCACTTACCAGGCCAAAGCCCCGGCAGGCTGGACGGGGGGGGGAGCTGATACTCTCCGCATTAATGTACTACACACAACCAAGCATTCGGTAGCACAGTATGACCACTGGAACCCGGATGCCGAGAAAACGGCAGAAGTTGCTACCTTGGACGGACTGTGGTTGTGTTGCCGCAAGGCCGTATGGCAGGAGTTTCCATTTGACAGCGAGCATTTTCCGCATTTTCACTTCTACGACATTGATTTTTGCAGTAGGGTGCAGACTAAATATAAAAACCTGGTCACGTTTGAACTGCTGATAGAACACTTTTCGATGGGTACGTATGGGGCCGACTGGCTGCACAACGCGGTAAACTACTATAAGCGCTGGAAGGACCGGCTACCATTCGGAGTAATTACTGTTGACCAAACCGAAATAAAAAAGCGGCAGCTGGTATCGTTTCAGCATATAGTGCGCATGATGCTAGATTTCAGGGTAAGCGCGGGCGATGTGGTATATAGTCTAGGGCAATGCCTGGCGCTGGATTTTGGAAACCGGGATACTTGGTGGCTGGTAAAGCAACACCTGAAGAAAGCAACGAAATAA
- a CDS encoding glycosyltransferase gives MRNLPYISVIIPNYNHARYLPQRIKSVLNQTFRDIEVIILDDCSPDNSREVISRYATQDARIQLAFNEQNSGSTFKQWNKGIALAQGKYIWIAESDDYADTEFLETLVTRLEADAEIGLVYSDSWSIDEKNAIIGDWKLFYEELDTTLWTKDFVRSGEELLNKFMSFRNIIPNASAVVIRKSIIQQIGLADETFRLNGDWVFWAKILAISKVAFVARPLNYFRQHSNNVRSKTITDGTALLELTRMVSLLNGFTKFEPYFFDIMLDKLHNIWFTSMIEYDVSLTRHRQIFRNLKVIDKQFYSRFRRNFSSRMFSNRMSGLRQFLGDGILYRIIKKRPKK, from the coding sequence ATGCGTAATTTACCCTATATTTCTGTTATTATTCCTAATTATAACCACGCCCGGTATCTACCGCAGCGCATCAAAAGTGTGCTCAATCAGACGTTTAGAGATATAGAAGTAATAATTTTGGATGATTGTTCGCCCGATAATAGCCGCGAGGTTATCAGCCGGTATGCCACGCAGGACGCCCGCATTCAATTAGCTTTCAACGAGCAGAACAGCGGTAGCACATTCAAGCAATGGAACAAAGGTATTGCATTAGCTCAGGGCAAATACATATGGATTGCGGAAAGCGACGATTATGCTGATACTGAATTCTTAGAAACGTTGGTAACTCGCCTAGAGGCTGATGCTGAAATAGGACTTGTTTATAGTGACTCTTGGAGTATTGACGAAAAAAATGCCATTATTGGAGACTGGAAATTATTTTATGAAGAACTGGATACTACCCTATGGACAAAAGATTTTGTTAGGTCTGGTGAAGAATTATTAAATAAATTTATGAGTTTTCGCAATATTATACCTAATGCGAGTGCAGTAGTTATTCGAAAATCAATAATACAGCAGATTGGGCTAGCTGATGAAACCTTTCGATTAAATGGTGATTGGGTATTTTGGGCAAAAATTCTAGCTATCTCCAAAGTTGCCTTTGTGGCGCGTCCGCTCAATTATTTCCGCCAGCACTCAAACAATGTACGTAGTAAGACAATAACGGATGGAACGGCTTTATTAGAACTTACTCGGATGGTGAGTTTATTAAATGGTTTTACTAAATTTGAGCCATATTTTTTTGATATAATGCTTGACAAGCTTCATAATATCTGGTTTACAAGCATGATAGAATATGACGTTTCACTAACCAGGCATCGGCAAATTTTCCGCAACCTAAAAGTAATTGATAAACAATTTTATTCACGATTTCGGCGTAATTTTTCCAGTCGTATGTTTTCCAATAGGATGAGCGGCTTACGGCAATTTTTGGGAGACGGCATCTTGTACCGAATTATTAAAAAACGTCCAAAAAAATAA
- the gmd gene encoding GDP-mannose 4,6-dehydratase encodes MKVALITGITGQDGAYLAELLLKKGYEVHGLKRRSSLFNTDRIDHLYQDPHESNVRFTLHYGDLNDSTNLIRIVQEIQPDEIYNLGAMSHVKVSFDTPEYTANADGIGTLRLLEAIRILGLTDKTRIYQASTSELYGLVQAVPQSETTPFYPRSPYAVAKMYAYWITVNYREAYGMFACNGILFNHESPLRGETFVTRKITRGVARISLGLQSKIFLGNIDSKRDWGHAQDYVDAMWRILQQDEPEDFVIATGVTTTVRDFVKMAFAEVGIEVAFTGDGVDEKGHVVSVNNPAAKVQPGDVVLEIDPRYFRPTEVELLIGDPTKAKTKLGWVPKHDLASLVKDMMTADVELFRRDAYLLKGGHKVYNYHE; translated from the coding sequence ATGAAAGTTGCACTCATCACGGGTATTACGGGTCAAGATGGCGCGTACTTAGCTGAATTGCTACTCAAAAAGGGCTACGAGGTACATGGTCTTAAGCGCCGCTCATCGCTATTCAACACCGACCGTATTGACCACCTGTATCAGGACCCCCACGAGAGCAACGTGCGCTTCACGCTGCATTACGGTGACTTGAATGACTCGACGAACCTAATTCGCATTGTGCAGGAGATTCAGCCCGACGAGATTTACAATCTCGGGGCTATGTCACACGTGAAGGTGTCATTCGATACACCCGAGTACACAGCCAATGCTGATGGCATCGGTACGCTACGCCTGCTCGAAGCCATTCGCATATTGGGACTTACGGATAAGACGCGCATTTACCAGGCGTCTACTTCGGAGCTTTATGGACTAGTGCAGGCCGTGCCACAGAGCGAGACTACGCCTTTCTACCCTCGCTCACCCTATGCGGTGGCCAAAATGTACGCCTACTGGATTACGGTAAATTACCGCGAGGCTTACGGCATGTTTGCCTGCAACGGTATCCTCTTCAACCACGAGAGCCCGCTGCGTGGTGAAACTTTTGTAACGCGCAAAATTACCCGTGGAGTAGCCCGCATTTCGCTGGGCTTACAGAGCAAGATTTTCTTGGGCAACATCGACTCAAAGCGTGACTGGGGCCATGCCCAGGACTACGTAGATGCCATGTGGCGCATCTTGCAACAAGACGAACCGGAGGATTTTGTTATTGCAACCGGCGTGACCACGACCGTGCGCGACTTCGTGAAAATGGCTTTTGCTGAAGTTGGCATTGAGGTGGCCTTCACGGGCGACGGTGTAGACGAAAAAGGCCACGTAGTGAGCGTCAATAATCCCGCCGCTAAAGTGCAGCCCGGCGACGTAGTGCTCGAAATAGACCCCCGCTACTTCCGTCCCACCGAAGTAGAGTTGCTGATTGGCGACCCTACCAAAGCTAAGACCAAACTTGGCTGGGTACCCAAGCACGACCTAGCATCTTTGGTGAAGGATATGATGACTGCTGATGTAGAGCTATTTCGCCGCGATGCTTACCTGCTCAAAGGCGGGCACAAGGTGTATAACTACCACGAATAG
- a CDS encoding glycosyltransferase family 2 protein: protein MIESSNACDVGLINIKNNTVKFNVMILNNYISPPLVTVLMGVYNAATYLHESIDSILHQTFTDFEFLIYNDGSTDTTAEIVRSYTDPRIIFFDNPVNRSVSPNMNEGIDRARGRYIVRMDGDDIAHPERIARQLAYMEAHPEVGLCGSAVRYIGASKAIKLVPTDNGTIQYTMWLQNSFFQPAVIIRTQVLLDNNLRYNVAYECAEDYKLWADMCSVTEVHNLSEVLLDYRIHPHQISRRRSLAQRQVSARIQREQMERLNIRLEPAQTSAFELLTIGEPHTFTSNEYEQVATLLEDFGRQARQSAMPVHIVYQVLSQQWARILEATQQYRLALIPFVMRQPLRKHIASGRLLKLLTKCLISWQVKQPV from the coding sequence GTGATTGAAAGTTCAAATGCATGCGACGTTGGATTGATAAACATAAAAAATAATACTGTAAAATTTAATGTAATGATACTTAATAACTATATCTCTCCGCCACTTGTAACGGTGCTTATGGGGGTTTATAATGCGGCTACTTACCTTCACGAATCTATCGACAGTATTCTGCACCAGACGTTTACTGATTTTGAATTTCTGATTTATAACGATGGTTCGACGGATACTACTGCCGAGATAGTAAGAAGTTATACTGACCCGCGCATTATTTTTTTCGACAATCCGGTAAACCGTAGCGTATCGCCGAACATGAACGAAGGTATTGACCGGGCACGGGGGCGATACATTGTGCGTATGGACGGGGACGATATTGCTCACCCTGAGCGAATTGCTAGGCAACTAGCTTATATGGAGGCACACCCGGAGGTAGGCCTATGCGGCAGTGCCGTGCGTTACATCGGCGCGAGCAAAGCCATCAAACTTGTGCCAACGGACAACGGTACAATTCAATACACGATGTGGCTGCAAAATTCGTTTTTTCAGCCAGCAGTTATTATTCGCACGCAGGTATTACTAGATAATAACCTGCGCTACAATGTAGCTTATGAATGTGCGGAAGACTATAAGCTTTGGGCGGATATGTGCAGCGTGACTGAAGTACACAATCTTTCTGAAGTGTTACTGGATTATCGCATTCATCCGCACCAAATTAGCCGTCGTCGTAGTTTGGCGCAACGGCAGGTCAGCGCCCGCATTCAGCGGGAGCAAATGGAACGTCTGAATATTCGGCTGGAGCCAGCGCAAACTTCAGCGTTCGAATTGCTAACAATCGGTGAACCGCACACTTTCACCTCCAACGAATACGAGCAGGTAGCTACCCTACTCGAAGATTTTGGTCGACAGGCACGGCAGTCGGCAATGCCCGTTCACATTGTTTATCAAGTCCTGAGTCAACAATGGGCACGGATATTGGAGGCCACCCAGCAGTATAGGCTCGCGTTAATACCTTTCGTAATGCGCCAACCGTTGCGTAAGCATATTGCTTCTGGGCGCCTCTTAAAGCTGCTAACCAAATGTTTGATAAGCTGGCAAGTGAAGCAGCCAGTCTAG
- a CDS encoding acyltransferase family protein: MEPEPKDIHTRFYEIDLLRFLAAILVVIYHYTFIVYNLSNLSPVRYEYFEPITKYFYLGVELFFVISGYVVLMSAYKKTLKQFLISRITRLYPAFWVACTLTFIIILFFGPTLQSLAWSENMHVTKMQYIVNMTMLQHFLGYSDIDGAYWTLATEINFYFLISLLMSYKIFKEIDIFILIWIIYTGAAQLSAATDTPFHYLLIPEYSSFFIAGMLFYVLQNNLMPLWKIYGLLIASFILCVRSAWIEAQVHTRVFHQPHSVTIVALVIAFIFVFFWLIVKRKIDMSRFPWLNRLGAITYPLYLLHSNIGYILFQKINYSVNKYFLLISIIGLMLVASYLVHVFIEKRFSSLLGKQMNKLLLYLSS, encoded by the coding sequence ATGGAACCAGAGCCAAAAGATATACATACTAGATTTTACGAGATAGACTTGCTACGTTTCTTAGCTGCTATTTTAGTAGTGATATATCATTATACATTTATTGTATATAATTTATCTAATCTTAGTCCAGTACGATATGAATATTTTGAACCAATTACTAAGTATTTTTACCTAGGGGTAGAGCTCTTTTTTGTTATTTCAGGTTACGTGGTATTAATGTCGGCTTATAAGAAAACATTGAAGCAATTTCTTATATCACGAATTACCCGTCTGTATCCAGCCTTCTGGGTAGCCTGTACACTTACTTTCATAATTATTCTTTTTTTTGGGCCAACACTACAAAGCTTAGCTTGGTCAGAGAATATGCATGTCACCAAGATGCAATACATTGTGAATATGACAATGCTCCAGCATTTCTTAGGCTATAGTGATATAGACGGGGCCTACTGGACACTTGCTACGGAAATTAATTTTTATTTTTTAATAAGTTTACTTATGTCTTATAAAATATTTAAAGAAATAGATATTTTCATACTTATTTGGATTATATATACAGGTGCTGCACAATTATCAGCTGCTACAGATACTCCTTTTCATTATTTACTCATTCCAGAATACAGCTCTTTTTTTATTGCGGGAATGCTTTTTTACGTCCTTCAAAATAATCTGATGCCACTATGGAAAATTTATGGCTTATTAATTGCGTCATTTATATTATGTGTGCGTAGTGCGTGGATTGAAGCACAAGTTCACACAAGGGTTTTTCATCAGCCTCACTCAGTAACTATTGTTGCTCTAGTTATTGCTTTTATCTTCGTATTTTTTTGGCTGATAGTTAAGCGTAAAATAGATATGAGCCGTTTTCCCTGGCTAAATCGGTTAGGAGCAATTACCTATCCATTATACTTATTGCATAGTAATATTGGATATATTTTATTTCAAAAAATAAATTATTCAGTTAATAAATATTTTTTATTAATAAGCATTATTGGGTTGATGTTAGTCGCTTCGTATTTAGTTCATGTGTTTATTGAGAAACGGTTTAGTTCGCTACTAGGTAAGCAAATGAATAAATTACTACTTTATCTAAGCAGTTGA